In Pseudofrankia saprophytica, one genomic interval encodes:
- a CDS encoding TetR/AcrR family transcriptional regulator translates to MSAAPTRERDPTAKRARIAAAALKLFQTQGYTDTTIDQIAAAADVGRRTVFHHFATKEAILVDHLVVRREVALARLAERPATEAPLGSLHAVLRELCDQGYDRGLLTQIRAVLTTEPRPTIEPLPLGIGGFIRTATEILLGRAGTRWSSLEIHAVALMAMSWFTTATHLYLTEDRPSLVACFDEVVAACADATATLATAVPPPTDSQSPTPPSGC, encoded by the coding sequence GTGTCAGCTGCACCGACCCGCGAGCGAGACCCGACGGCGAAACGGGCGCGCATCGCCGCCGCGGCCCTGAAGTTGTTCCAGACCCAGGGCTACACCGACACGACGATCGACCAGATCGCCGCCGCCGCCGATGTCGGCCGCCGCACCGTCTTCCACCATTTCGCGACCAAGGAAGCGATCCTGGTGGACCACCTCGTCGTCCGGCGAGAGGTCGCCCTCGCTCGTCTCGCCGAGCGGCCAGCCACCGAGGCGCCGCTGGGAAGCCTGCACGCGGTCCTGCGGGAACTGTGCGACCAGGGCTACGACCGAGGCCTGCTGACCCAGATTCGCGCCGTGCTGACGACCGAGCCACGACCCACGATCGAGCCACTTCCGCTGGGAATCGGCGGGTTCATCAGGACGGCCACCGAGATCCTCCTCGGTCGTGCCGGCACCCGCTGGTCCTCACTCGAGATCCACGCGGTGGCTCTGATGGCGATGAGCTGGTTCACGACTGCCACCCACCTCTACCTGACCGAGGACCGACCGTCACTCGTCGCCTGCTTCGATGAGGTCGTCGCCGCATGCGCCGACGCGACCGCCACCCTCGCCACGGCCGTCCCGCCGCCGACGGACAGTCAGTCGCCGACGCCGCCGAGCGGATGCTGA
- a CDS encoding alpha/beta hydrolase domain-containing protein, whose amino-acid sequence MSRIRPGRLAVFLLAAGAALPGRTARGDGGDGGAAAGTTTPTGNAAELAGVTVTGPTANGERPNPFSLPVFDLDGYGYSAREYFFGGDAVSYAPAPGTQLGTDGRWALQPSGTAPFRSRMLVLRPSDPKKFSGTVWLSWLNVTAGFEIGDFTRASVREGDATVYVSAQKIGLDGVPGAEGNGLRRWDPKRYGSLAHPGDDFSYGIFTKAALLVGHDRGKLPVDPMAGFDVKHVFATGASQSAIRLTSYLDGVQPLSNALDGALLIANFGRAARVDTGSDTDDADTLLTRPPVRIRDDLDIPVILVSTETEAESIYPVRQPDSATFRYWEIAGAAHAGAGADSIGDVVTLFVRDGLKLPSGDLGSTSGAVGATSAPNSLDWLPVISTARVGLTEWASGNTPPPVLPRISLGENPPRIERDEYGNALGGIRMPELEVPVATYSGVVPGASAMESLFGSMSNFSPDRLHSLYPDGQAYLTAYNHAVDEAVSAGYLLAQDADSIRAAAATNAAKLFPTS is encoded by the coding sequence ATGAGCCGAATCAGGCCGGGTCGACTAGCCGTGTTCCTGCTCGCCGCCGGAGCGGCCTTACCTGGCCGTACCGCGCGCGGCGACGGTGGCGATGGCGGCGCGGCCGCCGGCACAACGACACCGACCGGCAACGCGGCCGAGCTGGCCGGGGTGACCGTGACCGGGCCGACAGCCAACGGCGAGCGCCCGAACCCCTTCTCGCTGCCGGTGTTCGACCTCGACGGCTACGGATATTCCGCGCGGGAGTACTTCTTCGGCGGCGACGCCGTCTCCTACGCCCCGGCGCCTGGCACGCAGCTCGGCACGGACGGCCGGTGGGCATTGCAACCGTCTGGCACGGCGCCGTTCAGGTCCCGGATGCTCGTCCTGCGTCCGAGCGATCCCAAGAAGTTCAGCGGGACCGTCTGGCTGTCTTGGCTCAACGTGACGGCCGGATTCGAGATTGGCGACTTCACCCGCGCGAGTGTGCGCGAAGGCGACGCCACCGTGTACGTGTCGGCGCAGAAGATCGGCCTCGACGGCGTTCCTGGCGCCGAGGGGAACGGGCTTAGAAGGTGGGACCCAAAGCGGTACGGATCGCTCGCCCATCCCGGGGACGACTTCTCCTACGGCATCTTCACGAAGGCCGCGCTCCTCGTCGGGCATGACCGCGGAAAGCTGCCGGTCGACCCGATGGCCGGATTCGACGTCAAGCACGTGTTCGCCACCGGTGCGTCCCAGTCCGCCATACGCCTGACCTCCTATCTTGACGGCGTGCAGCCACTGAGCAATGCGCTCGACGGTGCGCTCCTGATCGCCAACTTCGGCCGTGCGGCCAGGGTCGACACAGGCTCGGACACCGACGACGCGGACACGCTTCTCACCCGGCCGCCCGTGCGCATCCGGGACGACCTCGACATTCCCGTCATTCTCGTGAGCACCGAGACCGAGGCCGAATCGATCTACCCCGTGCGCCAACCGGACTCGGCCACCTTCCGGTACTGGGAGATCGCTGGCGCGGCCCACGCCGGCGCCGGCGCCGACAGCATCGGGGACGTGGTCACGCTCTTCGTGCGCGACGGCCTCAAACTGCCCTCGGGCGACCTCGGATCGACGTCAGGAGCGGTCGGCGCGACGTCGGCTCCGAACTCCCTCGACTGGCTGCCAGTCATATCCACGGCCCGCGTCGGCCTGACGGAATGGGCATCTGGGAACACCCCACCGCCTGTCCTGCCTCGCATCTCCCTCGGCGAGAACCCACCGCGCATCGAGCGAGACGAGTACGGCAACGCACTCGGCGGCATCCGGATGCCCGAGCTGGAGGTACCCGTCGCGACCTACAGCGGCGTCGTACCGGGCGCATCCGCGATGGAATCCCTGTTCGGGTCGATGTCCAACTTCTCACCCGACCGCCTGCACTCGCTGTACCCGGACGGCCAGGCCTATCTCACCGCCTACAACCACGCCGTCGACGAGGCCGTCAGCGCCGGATACCTCCTGGCCCAGGACGCGGACTCCATCAGGGCGGCCGCGGCAACAAACGCAGCCAAGCTTTTCCCCACGAGCTAG
- a CDS encoding carboxylesterase/lipase family protein, translating into MITETASGAVRGAENDGVVSFKGIPYGDDTGGDARFLPPRPAPAWSGVRDCLTYGPSCPQPSSEEVTGASRPIDMERMTGIWNYERQLGEDCLVLNVWAPTGAVGAPGAGARRPVLVWLHGGAFTIGSASWPLYDFTNLARNNDVVMVGVNHRIGALGFLDLSHLGDEFADSANAGMLDIVAALEWVRDNIAAFGGDPSNVTIFGESGGGAKVSVLLAMSAARGLFHRAFAMSGAFLDCMPPAESRELTDLTLQLTGLADVTDDAAVDALRKLDVMTLVNSQLSHPLGLRAITEMRGRFSPARCPSLPRDPVDAIADGSAADVRVALGCTTHELEPFLGTPEVWSADDTFLMGRLRGFLGDDTDHVLTAYRSAQPDDSLVSLYLLIASDHAFRIPTVRIAEALLAGGGLPPYVYLYAFGRRSPDGVVRAGHGSDMWYFFDNVSVGPAFDGPHAAPLVQAMAGSLVALARQGDPNHQGLATWPPYDTTNRPTMIFDVESRVEPDPMGAERRAWQDIVTVGLG; encoded by the coding sequence ATGATCACCGAGACCGCGTCGGGCGCTGTCCGTGGCGCTGAGAACGATGGCGTCGTTTCCTTCAAGGGCATTCCCTACGGCGATGACACCGGTGGAGACGCCCGGTTCCTCCCGCCCCGCCCGGCACCCGCGTGGTCCGGCGTGCGGGACTGTCTGACCTACGGGCCGTCCTGCCCACAGCCGTCCAGCGAGGAGGTCACCGGAGCCAGCCGACCGATCGACATGGAACGGATGACCGGGATCTGGAACTACGAGCGTCAGTTGGGCGAGGACTGCCTGGTCCTCAACGTATGGGCGCCGACCGGGGCTGTAGGCGCGCCCGGCGCGGGTGCGCGGCGCCCAGTCCTGGTCTGGCTGCACGGCGGCGCCTTCACCATCGGTTCGGCGTCCTGGCCGCTCTACGATTTCACGAATCTCGCTCGCAACAACGACGTGGTCATGGTCGGAGTCAACCACCGGATCGGTGCGCTGGGTTTTCTCGACCTGTCCCACCTGGGCGACGAGTTCGCCGACTCGGCCAATGCCGGCATGCTTGACATCGTCGCGGCGCTCGAGTGGGTCCGCGACAACATCGCCGCGTTCGGTGGTGATCCGAGCAATGTAACCATTTTCGGCGAGTCCGGGGGCGGCGCGAAGGTGAGCGTGCTGCTCGCCATGTCGGCGGCTCGGGGCCTGTTCCACCGTGCCTTCGCCATGAGCGGCGCCTTCCTCGACTGCATGCCCCCAGCGGAGTCACGGGAGCTGACGGACCTTACGCTGCAGCTCACGGGGCTCGCTGACGTGACCGATGACGCCGCTGTCGATGCCCTGCGCAAGCTTGACGTAATGACCCTCGTGAACTCACAACTGTCCCACCCCTTGGGCCTGCGGGCGATCACCGAGATGCGTGGGCGGTTCAGCCCGGCCCGATGCCCAAGTCTTCCGCGCGATCCCGTGGACGCGATCGCCGACGGCTCCGCCGCTGACGTGCGCGTCGCACTCGGCTGCACGACGCACGAACTGGAACCGTTTTTGGGGACACCTGAGGTATGGAGCGCCGATGACACGTTCCTGATGGGGCGGCTGCGGGGCTTCCTGGGCGACGACACCGACCATGTGCTCACCGCCTACCGCAGTGCCCAACCCGATGACAGTCTTGTCTCGCTCTACCTGCTGATCGCTTCCGACCACGCTTTCCGGATCCCAACGGTGCGGATCGCCGAGGCGCTCCTCGCCGGTGGCGGCCTGCCCCCGTATGTCTATCTCTACGCGTTCGGAAGGCGTAGTCCCGACGGTGTCGTGCGCGCCGGGCACGGCAGTGACATGTGGTACTTCTTCGACAACGTCAGCGTGGGGCCCGCTTTTGACGGTCCGCACGCCGCTCCGCTCGTCCAGGCCATGGCGGGCTCGCTGGTCGCCCTTGCGCGCCAAGGCGACCCCAACCACCAGGGCCTGGCGACCTGGCCCCCCTACGACACCACCAACCGGCCGACCATGATTTTCGATGTCGAGTCCCGCGTCGAGCCCGACCCGATGGGAGCGGAACGGCGGGCCTGGCAGGACATCGTCACCGTCGGCCTCGGGTGA
- a CDS encoding ABC transporter substrate-binding protein: MMAAALCVVAACGGGSDDKGGSAAPSASGSASQADVLGPISKATGAPVKIGLISEGANPVADASDEARIAQATVKWLNEHRAGIGGRPVELTVCETLGDLSKASDCGNQMIDDGVAAVIIGTSGVVESAWKPLNDAKVPVMVYGSSDPGLLSSPTTFSLGDPTFSVIDLPIQVAKDKGNKKVSAIVIDVPAALHSAQEVAPPLFEKAGIGYVLVRVAPGTADMTPQMQQIADNGSDEVFIIGNDAFCISAMNGLKAVGFTGTISAISQCITDATRKAVPGGTLKGMVVSATAPIGPDSPSMRLFLAVANTYGKDIDTSNQGSLTMFTLLAGLQTATQGITGDITSATITSTIKAMKETELPGAGGLKFRCNGKAIPDQQAVCVRGGLASTLDDKGQPADYKVLGNTPIPD, encoded by the coding sequence ATGATGGCCGCCGCCCTGTGCGTCGTCGCGGCCTGCGGCGGCGGCTCCGACGACAAGGGTGGCTCCGCCGCCCCGTCGGCGAGCGGCTCCGCCAGCCAGGCGGACGTCCTCGGTCCGATCTCCAAGGCGACCGGTGCACCGGTCAAGATCGGCCTGATCTCAGAAGGGGCGAACCCCGTCGCGGACGCCAGCGACGAGGCCCGCATCGCGCAGGCCACCGTCAAATGGCTGAACGAGCACAGGGCCGGGATCGGCGGCCGGCCGGTCGAGCTGACGGTCTGCGAGACCCTCGGCGACCTGTCCAAGGCCTCCGACTGTGGCAACCAGATGATCGATGACGGGGTCGCCGCGGTCATCATCGGCACGTCCGGCGTCGTCGAGAGCGCCTGGAAACCACTGAACGACGCCAAGGTCCCGGTCATGGTCTACGGCTCGAGCGACCCCGGCCTGCTGTCCAGCCCGACGACCTTCTCCCTGGGTGACCCGACCTTCTCGGTCATCGATCTGCCGATCCAGGTCGCCAAGGACAAGGGCAACAAGAAGGTCAGCGCCATCGTCATCGACGTCCCGGCCGCCCTGCACTCTGCCCAGGAGGTCGCGCCGCCGCTGTTCGAGAAGGCCGGCATCGGCTATGTGCTCGTCCGCGTAGCGCCGGGTACGGCCGACATGACGCCGCAGATGCAGCAGATCGCCGACAACGGCTCGGACGAGGTCTTCATCATCGGCAACGACGCCTTCTGCATCAGCGCGATGAACGGCCTCAAGGCCGTCGGCTTCACCGGCACCATCAGCGCCATCTCCCAGTGCATCACCGACGCCACCCGCAAGGCGGTGCCCGGCGGCACGCTGAAGGGCATGGTCGTCAGCGCCACCGCGCCGATCGGCCCGGACAGCCCGTCGATGCGCCTGTTCCTGGCTGTGGCCAACACCTATGGCAAGGACATCGACACCAGCAACCAGGGGAGCCTGACGATGTTCACGCTCCTCGCCGGCCTCCAGACGGCGACGCAGGGCATCACAGGCGACATCACGTCGGCGACAATCACCTCGACCATCAAGGCGATGAAGGAGACCGAGCTGCCCGGCGCCGGCGGCCTCAAGTTCCGCTGCAACGGCAAGGCCATCCCCGACCAGCAGGCCGTCTGCGTCCGCGGTGGCCTGGCGTCGACCCTGGACGACAAGGGCCAGCCCGCCGACTACAAGGTCCTCGGTAACACGCCGATCCCGGACTGA
- a CDS encoding RNA ligase RtcB family protein, which yields MTSQRSGPPATVRDSASVTVFASPASWIESDAVAQCHQVAALEGMIHVAGMPDLHPGKGAPIGAAMASSVLYPTLVGSDIGCGIAVFPIRLGRAAPEKLARRFPDLDRALDPERDVDDPAWDAARGDIPAGHGDGLGTVGRGNHFVELARIATVDELEHAGRLGLAVGDLVLVVHSGSRGLGERILRAHTEVHGAGPAPDPAAYLAAHDDAVRWGSLNRRLIAARVAHALGTEPTEAVVDQCHNLVEIRDGVYLHRKGAAPGDGRDVLVAGTRGTASYLVAAHAGAAANHSVAHGAGRKMSRADALRRGRAKHTVEQLRRTPVGSLVICGDRQLLFEEAPTAYKRIEQVIADLVGHGLATPIATTIPLVTYKTPDLPDRQNHRRERGRR from the coding sequence GTGACCTCGCAGCGATCCGGCCCGCCCGCGACGGTCAGGGATTCGGCGTCGGTCACCGTGTTCGCCTCGCCCGCGAGCTGGATCGAGTCGGACGCCGTCGCGCAGTGCCACCAGGTGGCCGCCCTCGAAGGCATGATCCATGTTGCCGGGATGCCGGACCTGCATCCCGGGAAGGGTGCCCCGATCGGTGCCGCGATGGCGTCGAGCGTGCTGTACCCGACGCTGGTGGGATCCGACATCGGCTGCGGTATCGCCGTGTTCCCCATCAGGCTTGGCCGCGCCGCGCCGGAGAAGCTCGCGAGGCGCTTCCCGGACCTCGACCGCGCGCTCGATCCCGAGCGGGATGTCGACGACCCCGCCTGGGACGCCGCCCGGGGCGACATTCCCGCCGGCCATGGCGACGGCCTCGGGACGGTCGGTCGAGGTAACCACTTCGTCGAGCTGGCGCGGATCGCCACCGTCGACGAGCTGGAGCACGCGGGCCGCCTCGGGCTTGCCGTCGGGGACCTGGTGCTCGTCGTCCACAGCGGCTCCCGCGGGCTGGGTGAACGGATCCTGCGGGCGCACACCGAGGTTCACGGCGCCGGCCCCGCTCCCGACCCCGCCGCCTACCTGGCGGCCCACGACGACGCCGTGCGCTGGGGGTCGCTCAACCGCCGACTGATCGCCGCCCGGGTCGCCCACGCGCTGGGCACCGAACCCACCGAAGCCGTCGTCGACCAGTGCCACAACCTGGTCGAGATCCGCGACGGGGTCTACCTGCATCGCAAGGGCGCCGCGCCCGGGGATGGCCGCGACGTGCTCGTCGCCGGCACCCGCGGCACCGCCTCCTACCTGGTGGCCGCCCACGCCGGGGCGGCGGCCAACCATTCCGTGGCACACGGCGCGGGCCGCAAGATGTCGCGCGCCGACGCGCTGCGCCGGGGCCGGGCCAAGCACACCGTCGAGCAGCTGCGCCGCACCCCGGTGGGGTCGCTGGTGATCTGCGGCGACCGTCAGCTCCTTTTCGAGGAGGCCCCGACGGCCTACAAGCGCATCGAGCAGGTGATCGCCGACCTCGTCGGCCACGGCCTGGCCACCCCCATAGCCACCACGATCCCCCTCGTCACCTACAAGACGCCCGACCTCCCGGACCGCCAGAACCACCGCCGCGAGCGTGGCCGGCGGTGA
- a CDS encoding LysR family transcriptional regulator encodes MSLPSWATDLATLDLLLSVAETGSVGRAAQAHGISQPSASERLARLERRLGVPLLVRTRRGSTLTPTGEAVVAWIHPVVDAAQTLADGVLSLRADQRARLRITASLTVAEYLLPRWLLVLRRGHADLEISASVANSEDVCAAIRSGRADLGFVESPDVPADLGRRVVGTDGLALVVAARYPLAARAERDLRAKDLTEVPLLLREPGSGTRETFLRALAGALGRTPPIQHVTSLGSTATILATVRAGGGVGVVSARAAAAGLATGELVRLRVADLELVRPLHAVWSGHAPTPLAAELIELAIGRLPSTPRPGQSRPARNSRAGPGAAPEPTEGPPDPTEASDQREHRLIRHRPDGG; translated from the coding sequence ATGTCCCTCCCGAGCTGGGCCACCGACCTGGCGACGCTCGACCTGCTCCTGTCCGTCGCCGAGACCGGCAGCGTCGGCCGCGCCGCCCAGGCGCACGGCATCAGCCAACCCAGCGCGAGCGAACGGCTGGCCCGGCTGGAACGGCGTCTCGGGGTGCCACTTCTGGTCCGGACCCGGCGCGGCAGCACGCTGACCCCGACCGGCGAGGCCGTCGTCGCCTGGATCCACCCGGTCGTCGACGCGGCCCAGACGCTGGCCGACGGCGTGCTCTCACTACGGGCCGACCAGCGGGCCCGCCTACGCATCACGGCCAGCCTGACCGTGGCCGAGTACCTGCTGCCCCGTTGGCTGCTGGTCCTGCGGCGCGGCCACGCGGATCTGGAGATCTCGGCCAGCGTCGCCAACAGCGAGGACGTCTGCGCGGCGATCCGCTCCGGCCGGGCCGACCTCGGCTTCGTCGAGTCGCCCGACGTCCCGGCCGACCTCGGCCGCCGAGTGGTCGGCACGGACGGCCTGGCGCTGGTCGTGGCCGCCCGCTATCCCCTGGCCGCCCGGGCCGAACGGGATCTGCGCGCCAAGGATCTCACCGAGGTGCCGCTCCTGCTGCGCGAACCCGGCTCCGGCACGCGCGAGACGTTCCTACGCGCTCTCGCCGGCGCGCTCGGTCGCACTCCGCCCATCCAGCACGTGACCAGCCTGGGCTCGACGGCGACGATCCTGGCCACCGTCCGGGCGGGCGGCGGCGTGGGCGTCGTGAGCGCCCGGGCCGCGGCGGCCGGCCTGGCCACCGGCGAGCTGGTCCGGTTGCGGGTGGCCGACCTGGAGCTGGTCCGACCGCTGCACGCGGTCTGGTCCGGTCACGCGCCGACCCCGCTGGCCGCGGAACTGATCGAACTCGCGATCGGCCGGCTCCCCTCCACACCTCGGCCGGGGCAGTCTCGGCCAGCCAGAAACAGCCGGGCCGGACCAGGCGCCGCCCCGGAGCCGACCGAAGGGCCACCAGACCCGACCGAGGCCTCTGACCAGCGAGAACATCGCCTGATCAGGCACAGGCCAGATGGCGGCTGA
- a CDS encoding YeiH family protein, whose product MTTVPAGQRHVVRPARLPPTVSAVSGVSGGLAFAIAIGLAATAVGVASPVIGAPVVAVVGGVLLSPLARRWRRVLQPGLDVARTRLLRASVALLGAQLSLGEVADVGVASLPVMLTTLAVCVAGAALLGRCLQVGRDLRILIGVGTAICGASAIAATSPTIRAKDADVTYAVSTIFVFNVAAALVFPPLGHALGLSPSGFGLFAGTAVNDMSSVVAAASAYDPAAVQQAVVVKLVRTLMIIPIVLTLGALACDRVAPSGPDGGPCHRPRGQSRRQPRHRSRRLLAVVRRGVRLVPGFLIAFVLVASANSAGLLPAASHEPLHRATMILVAVALAATGLATDVAALRRTGYRPLLLGLLLWVTVSLTSLTVARVV is encoded by the coding sequence ATGACCACCGTCCCCGCCGGGCAACGCCATGTCGTCCGGCCCGCGCGGCTTCCGCCCACCGTGTCCGCCGTCTCCGGCGTGTCCGGCGGGCTGGCGTTCGCCATCGCGATCGGACTGGCCGCGACCGCCGTCGGCGTGGCCAGCCCGGTGATCGGCGCGCCCGTCGTGGCGGTCGTCGGGGGCGTCCTGCTCAGCCCACTCGCCCGGCGATGGCGGCGCGTCCTTCAACCGGGTCTCGACGTCGCCCGGACCCGGCTGTTGCGGGCGTCCGTCGCCTTGCTGGGCGCGCAGCTGTCCCTGGGTGAGGTGGCCGACGTCGGGGTGGCCTCGCTGCCGGTCATGCTGACCACCCTCGCCGTCTGCGTGGCCGGTGCGGCGCTGCTCGGCCGATGTCTCCAGGTCGGCCGTGACCTGCGCATCCTCATCGGGGTCGGGACGGCGATCTGTGGGGCGTCGGCGATCGCCGCCACGAGCCCGACGATCAGAGCCAAGGACGCCGACGTCACCTACGCCGTCTCGACGATCTTCGTGTTCAACGTCGCCGCGGCCCTGGTCTTCCCGCCGCTCGGGCACGCGCTCGGCCTGAGCCCGAGCGGGTTCGGCCTGTTCGCCGGGACCGCGGTCAACGACATGTCCTCGGTCGTCGCCGCGGCCAGCGCCTACGACCCGGCCGCCGTCCAGCAGGCGGTCGTGGTCAAGCTCGTCCGCACACTCATGATCATTCCGATCGTGCTGACGCTGGGCGCGCTCGCCTGCGACCGCGTGGCCCCTTCCGGCCCAGACGGTGGGCCGTGCCACCGGCCTCGCGGCCAGTCGCGCCGCCAGCCGCGGCACCGGTCACGTCGCCTGCTGGCCGTGGTGCGGCGCGGCGTCCGCCTCGTTCCCGGGTTCCTCATCGCGTTCGTGCTGGTGGCGTCGGCCAACTCGGCCGGGCTTCTCCCCGCCGCGAGCCACGAGCCGCTGCATCGCGCCACGATGATTCTCGTCGCCGTCGCCCTAGCCGCGACCGGCCTCGCCACGGACGTCGCGGCGCTGCGCCGCACCGGGTACCGGCCGCTCCTGCTCGGTCTGCTGCTGTGGGTCACGGTGAGCCTGACCAGCCTCACCGTCGCCAGGGTGGTGTGA
- a CDS encoding MBL fold metallo-hydrolase, protein MLRQVVEGVLIHESEFLQSNTIVVQGRAGVLLIDPGVTGDEIACLANDLRELGQPVVAGFSTHPHWDHLLWDARLGVAPRYGTARGASTVRERLSDARAKAFVASLIPPDIAEQVPLDLLGVITGLPAGETQIPWDGPQVRIVEHQAHAPGHAALLIEGRGVLVAGDMLSDILIPMLDLNSTTDPVEDCLVALRLLEGVAGGVDVVIPGHGSVGGGGQVHARIDQDRAYLHSLRDAEVPSDPRLGPTAYGKDWLPGVHERQLQRIAR, encoded by the coding sequence GTGTTGAGGCAGGTCGTGGAGGGCGTGCTGATCCACGAGAGCGAGTTCCTCCAGAGCAACACCATCGTGGTGCAGGGCCGGGCTGGCGTGTTGCTCATCGACCCTGGGGTGACCGGCGACGAAATCGCCTGCCTCGCGAACGACCTCCGCGAGTTGGGCCAGCCTGTGGTGGCGGGGTTTTCGACGCATCCGCATTGGGACCACCTGCTCTGGGACGCCCGGCTCGGCGTGGCGCCTCGTTACGGTACGGCCCGCGGCGCGTCCACTGTCCGAGAACGGCTGTCGGACGCGCGCGCGAAGGCCTTCGTCGCCTCGCTGATACCGCCGGACATCGCCGAGCAGGTACCGCTGGACCTGCTCGGAGTCATCACCGGCCTGCCCGCCGGGGAGACGCAGATTCCTTGGGATGGCCCGCAGGTCCGGATTGTCGAGCATCAAGCGCATGCCCCGGGCCATGCAGCGCTGTTGATTGAGGGACGCGGGGTTCTCGTCGCCGGCGACATGCTTTCCGACATCTTGATTCCTATGCTCGACTTGAACAGCACCACTGACCCGGTCGAGGACTGCCTCGTCGCGCTGCGGCTGCTCGAGGGCGTGGCGGGCGGCGTCGATGTCGTCATCCCGGGTCACGGGTCCGTCGGCGGAGGTGGTCAGGTACACGCACGGATCGACCAGGATCGCGCGTACCTGCATTCCCTGCGCGATGCCGAGGTTCCCAGCGACCCGCGGCTCGGCCCGACGGCGTACGGCAAGGATTGGCTTCCCGGCGTGCACGAACGGCAACTTCAGCGCATCGCGCGATGA
- a CDS encoding radical SAM/SPASM domain-containing protein has translation MTTPRRTYAVWELTLACNLACGHCGSRAGQARPAELTTAQALDVVAQLEQAGVDEVTLIGGEAFLRRDWLTIAAEITRRGMACTMTTGGYRMSAAMARGLRAAGIEQCSVSVDGMTATHDRLRGRTGSWDSCFATIRHLRAAGVTATCNTQINRLTAPELPELYLALRAAGVAAWQWQLTVPMGNAADHSEMLLQPVELLDVFPMLAQVARRAAADGIRIHAGNNVGYYGPYERLLRSPEGTAFWSGCQAGLTTLGIEADGTIKGCPSLPTGDYAAGDIRERGLVDLLRDAPQLAINMTAGTDAATENTWGFCRSCEYADVCRGGCTWTAHTFFGRPGNNPYCHHRALTHQRAGTRERLVQTTPAPGTPFDHGLFEIVQEELTAPWPADQRPRLAPEDIHWPPAWDKTRR, from the coding sequence ATGACCACCCCGCGTCGCACCTACGCGGTGTGGGAGCTGACGCTCGCGTGCAACCTGGCCTGCGGGCACTGCGGTTCCCGGGCGGGCCAGGCACGTCCGGCGGAACTCACCACGGCGCAGGCCCTCGACGTCGTCGCCCAGCTCGAACAGGCCGGCGTGGACGAGGTGACCCTCATCGGCGGTGAGGCGTTCCTGCGGCGCGACTGGCTGACGATCGCCGCCGAGATCACCCGTCGGGGAATGGCCTGCACCATGACCACCGGCGGATATCGGATGAGTGCGGCGATGGCCCGGGGTCTGCGGGCGGCCGGCATCGAGCAGTGCTCCGTGTCGGTCGACGGCATGACGGCCACGCACGATCGGCTCCGCGGCCGTACCGGCTCGTGGGACTCCTGCTTCGCCACCATCCGGCACCTGCGCGCCGCCGGGGTCACCGCCACCTGCAACACCCAGATCAACCGACTGACGGCGCCGGAACTGCCCGAGCTGTACCTCGCCCTGCGCGCCGCCGGGGTCGCCGCCTGGCAATGGCAGCTGACCGTCCCGATGGGAAACGCGGCCGACCACTCCGAGATGCTGCTCCAGCCGGTCGAGCTTCTCGACGTCTTCCCGATGCTCGCCCAGGTCGCGCGCCGAGCCGCGGCGGACGGCATCCGCATCCACGCGGGCAACAACGTCGGCTACTACGGCCCCTACGAACGGCTGCTGCGCTCGCCGGAAGGCACGGCATTCTGGTCGGGATGCCAGGCAGGGCTGACCACGCTCGGCATCGAGGCGGACGGCACCATCAAGGGCTGCCCATCGCTGCCCACTGGCGACTACGCGGCCGGCGACATCCGCGAGCGGGGACTGGTCGACCTGCTACGGGACGCACCCCAGCTGGCCATCAACATGACCGCCGGAACCGACGCCGCCACGGAGAACACCTGGGGGTTCTGCCGGTCCTGCGAATACGCCGACGTGTGCCGCGGCGGCTGTACCTGGACCGCGCACACCTTCTTCGGCCGCCCCGGCAACAACCCCTACTGCCACCACCGGGCGCTCACCCACCAGCGGGCAGGCACCCGCGAACGGCTCGTCCAGACCACACCCGCCCCCGGTACCCCCTTCGACCACGGCCTCTTCGAGATCGTCCAGGAAGAGCTCACCGCGCCGTGGCCCGCCGACCAGCGCCCCCGCCTCGCCCCCGAGGACATCCACTGGCCACCAGCGTGGGACAAGACGCGTCGTTGA